A stretch of the Impatiens glandulifera unplaced genomic scaffold, dImpGla2.1, whole genome shotgun sequence genome encodes the following:
- the LOC124917193 gene encoding protein MKS1-like, which produces MDPPYYTAGGNSSTSRKELQGPRPPQLKVNKTSHTIKKPPVGHHPRHPPVPPPRQPQYPPPKPIIIFSISPKPIHTTVGDFPALVQRLTGHYSGDYSADDGGGNVSPAARLASIEGASPRERDRDRGNEIREEEMYEDLRSLIEGFDRDQIRGILSPVPMSLPPIPDGFFSPVSEMQDFSVFNDLSPFYYGNMLITSPSTLYSPPFDVSRLFD; this is translated from the coding sequence ATGGATCCGCCGTATTACACCGCCGGCGGCAACTCTTCCACCTCTAGAAAAGAACTTCAAGGTCCTCGTCCACCTCAGCTCAAAGTTAACAAAACTTCCCATACAATAAAAAAACCACCAGTCGGCCATCATCCACGTCATCCTCCAGTTCCACCGCCACGTCAACCTCAATATCCGCCGCCGAAACCGATAATAATCTTTTCGATCTCTCCTAAACCCATCCATACAACTGTCGGCGATTTCCCTGCTTTGGTTCAACGTCTAACCGGTCATTACTCCGGCGACTATTCTGCAGACGATGGCGGTGGAAACGTGTCTCCGGCGGCTAGATTGGCTTCGATTGAAGGGGCGAGTCCTAGGGAAAGAGATAGAGATAGGGGAAATGAAATTAGAGAGGAAGAGATGTATGAAGATTTGAGGAGTTTGATTGAAGGGTTTGATAGGGATCAGATTCGGGGGATACTTTCGCCGGTGCCGATGAGTTTGCCGCCGATTCCTGATGGGTTTTTCTCGCCGGTTTCTGAGATGCAAGATTTTTCGGTTTTTAATGATTTGAGTCCTTTTTATTATGGGAATATGTTGATTACAAGTCCTTCAACACTTTATTCACCTCCATTTGATGTATCAAGATTGTTTGACTAA